One Gimesia aquarii DNA segment encodes these proteins:
- a CDS encoding DnaJ C-terminal domain-containing protein: MNKRDYYDILEISRSASADEIKKAYRKLSRKYHPDMAPDDKSADQKFKEVQEAYDVLRDEEKRKQYDQFGHSFQQAGPGGGYYQSGGAGPVDLDDLFGGGGIDLGDLFGGAFRGGKRAQPRPQKGESKRLHIEIPFHLAAVGGEHEISLQKGGASERLTVKIPPGVDNGSVIRLSGQGNPGIHGGPAGDLLITIKVGNHPYFKREGSNLILEVPITLSEAALGSKVDVPTLSEGEVTVTIPPGTSSGAKLRLREKGILDQKFKKTGDQICSIKIVAPKSLSDQARSLYEQLKQLDEENPRSKAW; the protein is encoded by the coding sequence ATGAACAAACGCGATTATTACGATATCCTGGAAATTTCTCGAAGCGCGAGCGCAGATGAAATTAAAAAGGCGTATCGGAAACTATCCAGAAAATATCACCCTGATATGGCTCCTGATGATAAATCAGCAGATCAGAAATTTAAAGAGGTGCAAGAAGCATATGATGTCTTGCGCGATGAGGAGAAGCGCAAACAATATGATCAATTTGGCCACTCATTTCAACAGGCAGGACCTGGGGGAGGTTATTATCAATCTGGAGGAGCAGGTCCAGTCGATCTGGATGACCTGTTCGGTGGAGGTGGCATTGATTTGGGTGACCTGTTCGGAGGTGCATTTCGAGGTGGAAAGCGCGCACAACCACGTCCACAAAAAGGAGAATCAAAACGCCTGCATATTGAAATTCCCTTTCATCTGGCTGCTGTCGGAGGAGAGCACGAGATCAGTCTTCAAAAAGGGGGGGCTTCTGAGCGGCTGACAGTCAAAATTCCACCAGGTGTGGACAATGGATCGGTCATCAGGCTCAGTGGTCAGGGAAACCCTGGAATTCATGGAGGACCGGCAGGAGATTTATTAATTACTATCAAGGTAGGCAACCACCCTTACTTCAAAAGGGAAGGTAGTAATCTGATCCTGGAAGTACCAATTACCCTCAGCGAAGCCGCTCTAGGCTCCAAAGTTGACGTCCCCACACTTTCCGAAGGTGAAGTCACAGTCACGATTCCACCAGGAACATCGAGCGGAGCAAAATTACGCCTGCGTGAAAAAGGTATTCTTGACCAGAAATTTAAAAAAACGGGTGATCAAATCTGCTCGATAAAAATAGTCGCTCCTAAAAGTCTCAGTGATCAAGCACGTAGCCTGTATGAGCAACTAAAGCAATTGGATGAAG